Proteins encoded in a region of the Photobacterium angustum genome:
- the pncB gene encoding nicotinate phosphoribosyltransferase, producing the protein MNNNQHNIGVINSLLDTDAYKLHMQQAIFHQYPDVEAVAEFHCRSEEDLRPYSQEIKDQIAKLAALSFADDEINYLSTLTFFSADYLEYLRNFQLNADDVCVDDSGEQLSITIRGKWLDVILWEVPLLAIICEVRCAHLYPNATPEDAIKQLQEKIARFYHNAQDTDLSEFALVDFGTRRRFSKAVHHKVVDYLKENMPEFKGTSNYYLAYARNLTPVGTQAHEWFQGHQQLAGELADSQQLALNRWLQEYPNDLGIALTDCINMDAFLRDFDKRLSQRFIGLRHDSGDPISWGEKAIAHYKSLGIDPKTKSLVFSDSLTLDKALNIFKHFNHQINVSFGIGTQLTCDLPNVKTLNVVLKLTECEGRPVAKISDEPGKSICRDEDYLDQLRTAFNLANE; encoded by the coding sequence ATGAATAATAACCAACACAATATTGGGGTTATCAACTCCCTGCTTGATACTGATGCGTATAAATTGCATATGCAACAGGCAATTTTTCATCAATACCCAGACGTTGAAGCCGTGGCTGAATTCCACTGCCGAAGCGAAGAAGATCTACGCCCGTACTCTCAAGAGATTAAAGATCAAATCGCAAAACTCGCAGCGCTTTCTTTTGCTGACGATGAAATCAATTATCTATCAACATTAACTTTTTTCAGTGCTGACTATCTTGAGTATTTACGCAATTTTCAACTAAATGCAGATGATGTTTGTGTTGATGATTCTGGTGAACAACTATCTATTACCATTCGTGGTAAATGGTTGGATGTGATCTTATGGGAAGTTCCTCTTCTAGCGATTATTTGTGAAGTGCGCTGTGCACACTTATACCCAAATGCTACGCCTGAAGATGCTATCAAACAATTACAAGAAAAAATTGCACGTTTCTACCACAATGCACAAGACACAGATCTAAGTGAGTTTGCGCTGGTAGATTTTGGTACTCGCCGCCGTTTTTCTAAAGCCGTTCATCATAAAGTTGTTGATTACTTAAAAGAAAACATGCCAGAGTTCAAAGGTACTTCGAACTACTATCTTGCATATGCTCGTAATTTAACACCGGTTGGAACACAAGCTCACGAATGGTTCCAAGGGCATCAGCAATTAGCGGGTGAACTCGCTGATTCTCAACAATTAGCATTGAACCGTTGGCTACAAGAGTACCCTAATGATTTAGGTATTGCGCTCACCGACTGTATCAATATGGATGCATTCTTACGTGATTTTGATAAACGTTTATCTCAGCGTTTCATCGGTTTACGCCATGATAGTGGTGATCCTATTTCGTGGGGTGAAAAAGCCATCGCACATTACAAATCGTTAGGCATTGATCCAAAAACAAAATCACTGGTGTTTTCTGATAGCCTTACACTCGATAAAGCACTAAATATCTTTAAGCATTTCAATCATCAAATAAACGTAAGTTTTGGTATTGGTACACAACTAACCTGTGATCTACCAAATGTAAAAACATTAAACGTTGTGTTGAAACTAACAGAATGTGAAGGTCGTCCTGTAGCAAAAATTTCAGATGAACCAGGTAAAAGCATCTGTCGAGATGAAGACTATTTAGATCAACTTCGTACTGCATTTAATCTAGCTAACGAATAA
- a CDS encoding GAF domain-containing protein: MENTGSFYNRLTLQALAIVEGESDLIANLSNISALLNMELENINWVGFYLLKNDELVLGPFQGKPACVRIPVGKGVCGTAVKDNRVMRVDDVHAFPGHIACDAVSQSEIVIPLNIGEKCIGVLDIDSPDLSRFDQNDEQGLVSFVTELQKVL, from the coding sequence ATGGAAAATACAGGTTCTTTTTATAACCGTCTGACACTTCAAGCTTTAGCGATAGTTGAAGGTGAATCAGATCTTATTGCCAATCTCTCCAATATTAGTGCGTTGTTGAATATGGAGTTAGAGAACATAAATTGGGTTGGCTTTTATTTATTAAAAAATGATGAGCTTGTACTCGGACCATTTCAGGGAAAACCTGCTTGTGTTCGTATTCCTGTTGGTAAAGGGGTATGCGGCACAGCGGTAAAAGATAACCGAGTAATGCGTGTTGATGATGTTCATGCCTTTCCTGGACACATTGCTTGTGACGCAGTTAGTCAGTCTGAAATCGTTATCCCATTAAATATAGGGGAAAAATGTATTGGTGTACTGGATATTGATAGCCCAGATTTGTCAAGATTTGACCAAAATGATGAACAAGGTCTAGTTTCTTTTGTTACAGAGCTACAAAAAGTACTCTAA
- a CDS encoding lipocalin family protein, with protein sequence MKKLFFIIVLFFFSAFSRPIIADDITEFDYPFLLGNWYWFSSTEAGVESEGESYRAMHVMFKSDYAFAMRLLRTDGKIEQWSGEYNIDETNITFVTEGEEDQMHTYMLSYNQFVLDGARFTKLAPENLPGNWKTSTISGSDVDHSISELSLTLRPDFLFSAEVSNDKGKSKEHRGIYYIEDNQLVLLYEDGQHDSEFELSSNDTLTLTNTHFGMEAILQRE encoded by the coding sequence ATGAAAAAGCTATTCTTTATTATTGTGCTATTCTTTTTTAGCGCATTTAGCCGCCCAATTATTGCCGATGATATTACGGAGTTTGATTATCCATTTTTACTAGGTAATTGGTATTGGTTTAGTTCAACAGAAGCGGGCGTTGAAAGTGAAGGTGAAAGTTATCGTGCGATGCATGTAATGTTTAAATCCGACTATGCATTTGCAATGCGCTTGCTACGTACTGATGGAAAAATAGAACAATGGTCTGGCGAGTATAATATTGACGAAACCAATATTACTTTTGTCACTGAAGGCGAAGAAGATCAAATGCATACTTATATGCTTAGTTATAACCAGTTCGTGTTAGATGGCGCAAGATTTACGAAGCTAGCACCTGAAAATCTACCGGGTAATTGGAAAACTTCAACGATATCAGGTTCTGATGTTGATCACAGTATTTCAGAGCTTTCGCTCACGTTACGTCCTGATTTTTTATTCTCCGCTGAAGTTTCAAATGATAAGGGAAAATCAAAAGAGCATCGCGGTATTTATTACATTGAAGATAATCAACTGGTTTTACTATATGAAGATGGGCAACATGATTCTGAATTTGAATTAAGTAGCAATGACACGCTAACGTTAACTAATACTCATTTTGGAATGGAAGCGATATTGCAACGAGAATAA
- the prc gene encoding carboxy terminal-processing peptidase, translated as MNCRFRFSLIAAGMMLAASAQALEAKYSLSDLPQLAPEQQHATASKRVASRFTRSHYKHFSLDDKFSSQVFDRYIEMLDYNKSFLTASDVKQFERWRNQFDDQLKSGDTSGAFDIFNKVLQRRFDRYQFAISQLDTEIKFDKDEDFIIDRSELEWPKNQAELNEIWRKRVKYDALNLKLAGKDWKEIQETLGKRYNNAVKRLTQTHSEDVFQLYMNAFSREVDPHTSYLSPRNAEQFQSEMNLSLEGIGAVLQVKDDYTTIQSLVAGGPAASSKKLAAGDRIIGVGQDGEKIVDIIGWRLDDVVQLIKGPKGSKVILDILPEGKNSKSYTVTIVRDKIRLEDRAVKSEVKTFEGKKIGVIEVPSFYVGLSEDTKKELVKLNDQKVDGVVIDLRNNGGGALTEATALSGLFISSGPVVQVRDSYGRVKVNSDSDNQVFFNGPLTVLINRYSASASEIFAAAMQDYGRAVVLGEQSFGKGTVQQHRSLNHLYDLFDKPLGHVQYTIQKFYRINGGSTQNLGVVPDISFPTAVDPSETGESVEDNALPWDSIKPAKYQQLHNYSSILPKLNEEHLARIKNDMEFGFINEDIKTYKKEKDINSISLNEKTRLAEQDKEDADRLVRLNKRQKALGKKPFADLDAVPKDYEAPDAYLDEAIGITADLTKIKSS; from the coding sequence ATGAATTGTCGATTCCGTTTCTCACTGATAGCTGCCGGCATGATGCTGGCAGCTTCAGCACAAGCCTTAGAGGCTAAATATTCATTAAGTGATTTGCCGCAACTTGCACCAGAGCAACAACATGCAACTGCGAGTAAGAGGGTAGCATCACGTTTTACCCGTTCTCACTACAAGCATTTTTCACTTGATGATAAATTCTCTAGTCAGGTATTCGATCGTTATATCGAAATGCTCGACTATAATAAAAGCTTTCTAACTGCTTCTGATGTAAAGCAATTCGAACGCTGGCGAAATCAGTTTGATGATCAATTGAAATCTGGTGATACATCGGGTGCATTTGATATCTTTAATAAAGTCCTTCAACGTCGTTTTGACCGTTATCAGTTTGCGATCTCGCAATTAGATACGGAGATTAAATTCGATAAAGATGAAGACTTTATAATTGATCGCTCTGAACTTGAGTGGCCAAAAAATCAAGCTGAGTTAAATGAAATTTGGCGTAAGCGTGTGAAATACGATGCGTTAAATTTAAAGCTGGCTGGTAAAGACTGGAAAGAAATACAAGAAACACTAGGTAAACGTTATAACAACGCAGTTAAACGTTTAACGCAAACCCATAGTGAAGATGTATTCCAGTTGTACATGAATGCTTTCTCGCGTGAAGTTGATCCTCACACTAGTTATCTATCTCCTCGAAATGCTGAGCAATTCCAATCAGAAATGAACCTTTCTTTGGAAGGGATTGGAGCAGTGCTGCAAGTGAAAGATGATTATACGACGATTCAATCCCTTGTTGCTGGTGGACCTGCGGCGAGCTCTAAAAAGCTAGCAGCGGGTGACCGTATCATTGGTGTTGGTCAAGATGGCGAAAAAATTGTTGATATTATTGGTTGGCGTTTAGATGATGTTGTCCAATTAATCAAAGGTCCGAAAGGCAGTAAAGTGATTCTTGATATATTACCAGAAGGTAAGAATAGCAAGAGTTACACTGTCACTATTGTTCGAGACAAAATTCGTTTAGAAGATCGTGCTGTTAAATCGGAAGTTAAAACTTTTGAAGGCAAGAAAATTGGTGTAATTGAAGTGCCAAGTTTCTATGTCGGTTTATCTGAAGATACCAAGAAAGAATTGGTTAAGCTAAACGATCAAAAAGTTGATGGTGTCGTTATTGATCTTCGTAACAATGGCGGTGGTGCATTAACTGAAGCAACAGCATTAAGTGGTTTATTTATTTCAAGCGGACCTGTTGTTCAAGTTCGTGATAGTTATGGTCGCGTAAAAGTAAACAGTGATTCAGATAATCAAGTTTTCTTTAATGGTCCGTTAACTGTTTTAATTAACCGTTATAGTGCATCGGCATCTGAAATATTTGCTGCGGCAATGCAAGATTATGGTCGAGCTGTGGTACTTGGTGAGCAATCATTTGGTAAAGGTACTGTGCAACAGCACCGTTCTTTAAACCATTTATATGATTTATTCGATAAGCCACTTGGCCATGTACAATATACAATTCAAAAGTTCTACCGTATTAATGGTGGTAGTACTCAGAATTTAGGTGTTGTGCCTGATATCTCTTTCCCAACAGCGGTTGATCCGTCTGAAACCGGTGAAAGTGTAGAAGATAATGCATTACCGTGGGATAGTATTAAACCGGCTAAATACCAACAACTTCATAATTATTCGTCAATTCTTCCTAAGTTAAATGAAGAGCACCTTGCACGAATTAAGAATGATATGGAGTTTGGTTTCATTAATGAAGATATCAAAACCTATAAAAAGGAAAAGGATATCAACAGTATTTCATTAAATGAAAAAACACGTTTAGCTGAGCAAGATAAAGAAGATGCTGATCGATTGGTACGTTTGAATAAGCGTCAAAAAGCATTAGGTAAAAAACCGTTTGCTGATTTAGATGCAGTACCAAAAGATTATGAAGCACCTGATGCCTATTTGGATGAAGCCATTGGTATTACGGCCGACTTAACTAAGATTAAATCATCGTAA
- the proQ gene encoding RNA chaperone ProQ: MENSEKLTNSKEVIAYIAERFPKCFTIEGEAKPLKIGIFQDLAERLSDDPKVSKTQLRTALRQYTSSWRYLHGVKAGVSRVDLDGNECDVLEQEHVDHALKALEESKAKVRTRRKEQAIAKAAKEGDAKKTRAKTAKPKNIKPKTAKVNKKPVETTPVLKADEVIVGKNVQVNMGSGNMPATIVEINKDDVRVRLNNGLVMAVKAEHLRS, translated from the coding sequence ATGGAAAACTCTGAAAAGTTAACGAACAGTAAAGAAGTTATTGCATATATTGCTGAGCGTTTCCCAAAATGTTTTACTATTGAGGGTGAAGCTAAACCACTTAAGATCGGTATCTTTCAAGATCTTGCCGAACGCTTAAGTGATGATCCAAAAGTAAGTAAGACTCAACTACGTACAGCATTACGTCAATACACATCTTCCTGGCGTTACCTTCACGGCGTTAAAGCTGGTGTAAGTCGTGTTGATCTTGATGGTAATGAGTGTGATGTACTAGAGCAAGAACACGTTGATCACGCACTAAAAGCTTTAGAAGAAAGCAAAGCAAAAGTACGTACTCGTCGTAAAGAGCAGGCTATTGCTAAAGCTGCTAAAGAAGGCGATGCGAAAAAAACTCGCGCAAAAACTGCTAAACCTAAGAACATTAAGCCAAAAACGGCTAAAGTTAATAAGAAGCCAGTTGAGACTACACCTGTACTAAAAGCTGACGAAGTTATTGTTGGTAAGAACGTACAAGTGAATATGGGCTCAGGTAACATGCCGGCAACTATTGTCGAAATTAACAAGGACGATGTGCGTGTTCGCTTAAATAACGGCTTAGTAATGGCTGTTAAAGCGGAGCACCTGCGTTCATAA